A DNA window from Aestuariispira ectoiniformans contains the following coding sequences:
- a CDS encoding cyclic nucleotide-binding domain-containing protein: MTVSFEVQTQSEGRWTIDSVHDQERGALKIAGTLVQAGQFDAIRVVREDEKRAKPEVIFEEACQRKEGKLTIATVETAPPCKTIDDFYAVDARLALGRLLRHYTARELLTPLELLFNHNHLRLVMRNSDLYDRGVQKIASMQARISEENYQDRVDFLYKTTKEICDRAGQTDPTSKKGTDSDLSPLAQLAEETQGKIDNEYAILSALAKELGQQGGWEDKLIVLLDHLESDYGRNLQEHLDGAIAEICDNAEALKDLLGPHEHQLAAMQTLAGICTGRWETDRWTTKALERLAKALTRFILPYTRTVMMERVAAYFRRSGRIGVGKVTDAAALTLLASILRQDMGFAGGPNMAEALTLRALSALSQNEEDLSPVRCLEQVCRLLPNKMARLGYLFDMLYSRFGRRNLDALTTTVIDVLTEAIKTPPLFPSDIATNPQKLEQTKDSLLARLDQSVTPKEVKAEIRQLFDIALSAISKSDLGEKQPLPADLHEAELTLEENRDKPRKTKTGHLVYPAGSYIFRQGELGDNAYFVHKGRVEIILEQEKGNQVIAVIGRGDVTGEMALINSMPRMASARAVEEAEVSALSGEALKKRLDKLQDFDPVLRRLIDIFSQRLRDWPSITR; the protein is encoded by the coding sequence ATGACAGTCTCTTTTGAAGTGCAGACGCAAAGTGAAGGCCGCTGGACGATCGATTCCGTCCACGATCAGGAACGCGGCGCTCTGAAGATTGCCGGCACCCTGGTCCAGGCTGGGCAATTTGACGCCATTCGCGTTGTCCGCGAAGACGAAAAGCGCGCCAAGCCGGAAGTCATTTTTGAAGAGGCCTGCCAGCGCAAGGAAGGCAAGCTCACCATCGCCACGGTGGAAACAGCGCCGCCTTGCAAGACAATCGACGATTTCTATGCCGTGGACGCCCGGCTGGCGCTGGGGCGGTTGCTGCGCCATTACACCGCGCGCGAGCTTCTGACGCCGCTGGAACTGTTGTTCAATCACAATCATCTGCGCCTCGTGATGCGCAACAGCGATCTCTATGATCGCGGCGTGCAGAAAATTGCCTCCATGCAGGCCCGCATTTCCGAAGAGAATTACCAGGACCGGGTCGACTTCCTCTATAAAACCACCAAGGAAATCTGTGACCGCGCCGGGCAGACAGACCCGACCTCCAAAAAAGGCACGGACAGCGACCTGTCGCCCCTTGCCCAACTGGCCGAAGAAACCCAGGGCAAGATCGACAACGAATATGCGATCCTGAGCGCGCTGGCAAAGGAACTGGGCCAACAGGGCGGCTGGGAGGACAAGCTCATTGTCCTGCTGGACCATCTGGAAAGCGACTATGGCCGCAACCTGCAGGAACATCTGGACGGGGCCATTGCGGAAATCTGCGACAATGCAGAAGCCCTGAAGGATTTACTGGGTCCGCATGAACACCAGCTTGCCGCCATGCAGACCCTGGCCGGTATCTGCACCGGGCGCTGGGAGACCGACCGCTGGACCACCAAGGCGCTGGAACGGCTTGCAAAGGCGCTGACCCGCTTCATCCTGCCTTATACCCGTACCGTCATGATGGAACGGGTCGCCGCCTATTTCCGCCGCAGCGGGCGGATCGGCGTCGGCAAGGTGACGGATGCCGCAGCCCTGACCCTGCTGGCCAGTATCCTGCGTCAGGATATGGGCTTTGCCGGCGGCCCGAATATGGCGGAGGCACTCACGCTTCGTGCCTTGTCCGCCCTGTCGCAGAACGAAGAGGACCTGTCGCCGGTGCGCTGCCTGGAACAGGTCTGCCGCCTTCTGCCCAACAAGATGGCGCGGCTGGGGTATCTCTTCGACATGCTCTACAGCCGTTTCGGACGGCGCAATCTGGATGCTCTCACCACCACGGTGATTGACGTCCTGACCGAGGCGATCAAGACCCCGCCGCTTTTCCCCTCGGATATCGCCACCAATCCGCAAAAACTGGAACAGACCAAAGACAGCCTTCTCGCGCGCCTCGACCAGTCGGTCACCCCGAAAGAGGTCAAGGCGGAGATCCGCCAGTTGTTCGATATCGCCCTGTCAGCAATATCCAAAAGCGATCTGGGTGAGAAACAGCCCCTGCCTGCGGACCTTCACGAGGCGGAACTGACGCTGGAGGAAAACAGGGACAAGCCGCGCAAGACAAAGACCGGCCATCTGGTCTATCCCGCCGGCAGCTATATCTTCCGGCAGGGGGAATTAGGCGACAATGCCTATTTCGTCCACAAGGGCCGGGTTGAAATCATCCTGGAGCAGGAAAAGGGCAATCAGGTAATTGCCGTGATCGGCCGGGGTGATGTGACCGGCGAGATGGCCCTGATCAACAGCATGCCGCGCATGGCCTCCGCCCGCGCTGTGGAGGAAGCGGAGGTGTCCGCCCTGTCCGGCGAGGCATTGAAAAAGCGGCTGGACAAGCTCCAGGATTTCGACCCTGTCCTGCGCCGCCTGATCGATATCTTCAGCCAACGCCTGCGCGACTGGCCCAGCATCACGCGCTAG
- a CDS encoding GNAT family N-acetyltransferase — protein MTDYIPPSEPNEFGLPIGLPVSDWKAAKTPQRDVLAGRFCRVEGLTADLHAEDLFNGLALDGEGRNWAYLIARKPRDLESFRAWIAEIAAQKDPLFYAIIDLATGKAVGMASYMRINPAHGVIEVGSILYTPLLQRKPAATEAMYLMMRHVFEDLGYRRYEWKCNALNGPSRRAAERLGFTYEGTFRQNMVVHDRNRDTAWFSLLDAEWPDCKAALEAWLSPENFDEQGQQRQSLESLRNQA, from the coding sequence ATGACCGACTATATCCCCCCATCCGAACCGAATGAATTTGGCCTGCCGATCGGACTGCCCGTATCGGACTGGAAGGCGGCGAAAACACCGCAACGCGATGTGCTTGCCGGTCGTTTCTGCCGTGTGGAGGGCCTGACTGCCGACTTGCACGCAGAGGATCTCTTTAACGGCCTTGCCCTGGACGGGGAGGGACGCAACTGGGCCTATCTGATTGCCAGAAAGCCACGGGACCTGGAGTCATTCCGGGCGTGGATTGCGGAAATCGCCGCTCAGAAGGACCCGCTTTTCTATGCCATCATCGACCTGGCGACAGGCAAGGCGGTTGGCATGGCGAGCTATATGCGGATCAATCCCGCACATGGGGTGATCGAGGTGGGCAGCATTCTTTATACCCCCCTGTTACAGCGCAAACCTGCCGCGACCGAGGCCATGTATCTGATGATGCGCCATGTCTTCGAGGACCTGGGGTATCGTCGATATGAATGGAAATGCAATGCCCTGAACGGTCCGTCGCGCCGGGCGGCGGAACGGCTGGGTTTCACCTATGAGGGAACCTTCCGGCAGAATATGGTGGTCCATGACCGCAACCGCGATACCGCCTGGTTCTCGCTGCTCGATGCAGAATGGCCGGACTGCAAGGCAGCGCTGGAGGCTTGGTTGTCACCGGAGAATTTCGATGAACAGGGCCAGCAGCGGCAGAGCCTGGAGAGCCTGCGCAATCAGGCGTAG
- a CDS encoding succinylglutamate desuccinylase/aspartoacylase family protein — translation MARAPFVIGGKKVAPGERHAIDLPISLLSNHAPMALPVQVFHGRKDGPTVFVSGALHGDEVNGVEIIRRLSRSPALKSLRGTLLAVPIVNVFGFVNHTRYLPDRRDLNRSFPGTTGGSLASQLAHILMNEVVRHCDYGIDLHTAAVHRENLPQIRADMDLEGLSDIAHAFGAPVILHKAIIPGSLRQAADETDAKVIVYEAGEALRFDEVSIQAGLKGVLRVLHHLGMISKRWRPKSPITPVTASASAWTRAPFGGILRSGCRLGAYVKEGDVLGQISDPFGEFEEPVIAGHSGLIIGRLNLPMVNQGDAIVHIAKVDDGDQATETIESFKDLIDEEMEADDSDPYA, via the coding sequence GTGGCCCGCGCGCCTTTTGTAATCGGCGGCAAGAAGGTGGCCCCTGGCGAACGCCATGCCATCGACCTGCCGATCAGCCTGCTGTCCAACCATGCGCCCATGGCCCTGCCGGTGCAGGTCTTCCACGGACGGAAGGACGGCCCGACGGTTTTCGTCTCCGGGGCGTTGCACGGGGATGAGGTCAACGGCGTGGAGATCATCCGCAGGCTGTCCCGCTCCCCCGCCCTCAAGTCTTTGCGCGGCACGCTGCTGGCGGTACCCATCGTCAATGTCTTCGGCTTTGTGAACCACACCCGCTATCTGCCCGACCGGCGGGACCTGAACCGCAGCTTCCCCGGCACCACCGGCGGATCGCTCGCCTCACAGCTTGCCCATATCCTGATGAATGAGGTGGTCCGGCATTGCGACTATGGCATCGACCTGCATACCGCCGCCGTCCACCGGGAAAACCTGCCGCAAATCCGCGCGGATATGGACCTGGAGGGCCTCAGTGATATCGCCCATGCCTTTGGCGCGCCGGTCATCCTGCACAAGGCCATCATCCCCGGTTCGCTGCGTCAGGCCGCTGACGAGACGGACGCCAAGGTCATTGTCTATGAGGCGGGCGAGGCCCTGCGCTTCGACGAGGTCAGCATCCAGGCGGGGCTGAAAGGCGTGTTACGCGTCCTCCATCATCTGGGCATGATCAGCAAACGCTGGCGGCCCAAGTCGCCGATCACCCCGGTTACCGCATCCGCCAGCGCCTGGACCCGCGCGCCTTTCGGCGGCATCCTGCGCAGCGGCTGCCGCCTCGGGGCCTATGTCAAAGAGGGTGACGTGCTGGGCCAGATCTCCGATCCCTTTGGCGAATTCGAGGAACCCGTGATTGCGGGCCACAGCGGCCTGATCATCGGGCGGCTGAACCTGCCGATGGTGAACCAGGGCGATGCGATCGTCCATATCGCCAAGGTCGACGATGGCGATCAGGCCACTGAAACCATCGAAAGCTTCAAGGACCTGATCGACGAGGAAATGGAGGCCGACGACAGCGATCCCTACGCCTGA
- the rimK gene encoding 30S ribosomal protein S6--L-glutamate ligase codes for MKIAMLARNPNLYSHRRLVEAAEERGHEIEIIDTLKVYINITSHKPEIRYQGRVLDGFDAVIPRIGASITFFGTAVLRQFEMMNVWPLNESVAISRSRDKLRSLQLLARKGIGLPITGFAHSSKHSDDLIEMVGGAPAVVKLLEGTQGVGVVLGETHDSLKSIIEAFRGAKVHILVQEYIKEAKGADLRCLVIGDKVVAAMKRQGPKDSFRSNLHRGGTASTIKITPEERSTAVRAAKTMGLNVAGVDMLRSNHGPVVMEVNSTPGLEGIENATGKDIAGQIIQFIETNAKPGKTRTRGRG; via the coding sequence ATGAAAATAGCGATGCTCGCCAGAAACCCGAACCTTTATTCCCATAGACGTCTGGTAGAAGCCGCTGAGGAACGAGGCCACGAGATCGAGATCATCGATACGCTGAAGGTCTATATCAATATCACGTCGCACAAGCCTGAAATCCGCTATCAGGGGCGGGTGCTTGACGGATTTGATGCCGTTATCCCCCGGATCGGCGCATCCATCACCTTTTTCGGAACCGCGGTGCTGCGGCAGTTCGAGATGATGAATGTCTGGCCGCTGAATGAATCGGTCGCCATCAGCCGGTCCCGGGACAAGCTGCGCAGCCTGCAATTGCTGGCCCGCAAGGGGATCGGCCTGCCGATCACCGGCTTTGCCCATTCGTCCAAACATTCCGACGACCTGATCGAGATGGTTGGTGGTGCGCCTGCAGTCGTCAAGCTGCTGGAAGGCACACAGGGCGTTGGCGTGGTGCTGGGGGAAACCCATGACTCGCTGAAAAGCATCATCGAGGCCTTTCGCGGCGCCAAGGTGCATATCCTGGTGCAGGAATATATCAAGGAGGCCAAAGGCGCGGACCTGCGCTGTCTGGTGATCGGCGACAAGGTCGTCGCCGCCATGAAACGCCAGGGCCCGAAGGACAGTTTCCGGTCCAATCTACATCGCGGCGGCACCGCCAGCACCATCAAGATCACGCCGGAGGAACGCTCGACTGCCGTGCGCGCCGCCAAGACCATGGGCCTCAACGTCGCCGGGGTGGACATGCTGCGCTCCAACCACGGGCCGGTGGTCATGGAGGTAAACTCCACCCCCGGGCTGGAAGGCATTGAAAACGCAACGGGCAAGGATATCGCCGGACAGATCATCCAGTTCATCGAAACCAATGCGAAACCGGGCAAGACCCGCACAAGAGGGCGCGGATAG
- a CDS encoding ATP-dependent zinc protease family protein: protein MTEFSDRELIGWREWVSLPDFGIDRIKAKIDTGARSSALHAWDIEPFRQDGEDWVRFNLHPFQRNDAVVVSGRAKIVDQRPVTNSGGTREDRFFIQVDVVIGHHHWPIEVNLTNRDQMGFRMLLGRTALQERVFVAPDKSYVLGRNRNRKRKTNKKDRPSNTDEGQP, encoded by the coding sequence ATGACGGAATTCTCAGACAGGGAACTTATTGGCTGGCGTGAATGGGTGTCCCTGCCCGATTTCGGTATCGACCGCATCAAGGCGAAAATCGATACCGGCGCCCGCAGTTCGGCCCTGCATGCCTGGGATATCGAACCATTTCGCCAGGATGGCGAGGACTGGGTGCGCTTTAACCTGCACCCCTTCCAACGGAATGACGCCGTCGTGGTGTCGGGACGGGCAAAGATCGTCGACCAGCGGCCCGTGACCAATTCGGGCGGCACCCGCGAAGACCGTTTCTTCATCCAGGTGGATGTGGTCATAGGGCATCACCATTGGCCGATCGAGGTCAACCTGACCAATCGGGACCAGATGGGGTTCCGTATGCTGTTGGGCCGGACCGCCCTGCAGGAGAGGGTCTTTGTGGCCCCGGATAAATCCTACGTGCTGGGCCGAAACCGAAACCGCAAACGTAAAACAAACAAAAAAGACAGACCATCGAACACAGATGAGGGGCAACCATGA
- a CDS encoding HD domain-containing protein gives MTEHREWTGGTVSFTQMKDGTPEDTKLVFANEVVHAEGTADRVLAELKKLKDTFSCYQVDRLEHSLQSATRAHRDGADVDMVVSALLHDIGDLLAPHNHAEYAATILKPFVREECWWVVNHHDTFQKFYYAHHIGGNKDERDKFRDNPYFDACAHFCEVYDQSSFDPAYDSENLEFFAPMVREIFARKAFDPNILKRHL, from the coding sequence ATGACGGAACATCGCGAATGGACGGGCGGCACGGTTTCCTTCACCCAGATGAAGGACGGCACGCCGGAGGACACGAAGCTGGTTTTTGCCAATGAGGTCGTCCATGCGGAAGGCACGGCGGACCGCGTTCTGGCGGAACTGAAAAAACTGAAGGATACCTTCAGTTGCTATCAGGTGGACCGGCTGGAACATTCCCTGCAATCGGCCACGCGCGCCCATCGCGACGGTGCGGATGTGGATATGGTGGTCTCGGCCCTGTTGCATGATATCGGCGACCTTCTGGCCCCGCATAATCATGCGGAATACGCCGCAACCATCCTGAAACCCTTTGTGCGGGAAGAATGCTGGTGGGTGGTGAACCATCACGATACCTTCCAGAAATTCTATTACGCCCATCACATCGGCGGTAACAAGGATGAGCGCGACAAGTTCAGGGATAACCCCTATTTCGATGCCTGTGCGCACTTTTGTGAAGTCTATGACCAATCGTCCTTCGACCCGGCCTATGACAGTGAAAACCTGGAATTCTTTGCCCCGATGGTCCGGGAAATCTTCGCCCGCAAGGCCTTTGACCCCAATATCCTGAAACGGCATCTTTGA
- a CDS encoding LysR family transcriptional regulator, whose protein sequence is MKTLCDLQPLMNALAAFECAGRHGSFTRASKELGTSQPAVSRHIANLEDHLNSALFERHHNRIELTPAGRRLYDAVNLGLSHIQAVFQEIRRTRQDRALSIGCSYDLAHLYVMPRFAALQDAFEDREIRIVTTNSYRELDRADVDYSIRFGTGHWPGMAAVKLFDEVVFPICSPAFLDGHPALKSDGGWHALPEMPLLHLDEGGQGWLTWEDWLTRMGLPSGRGRSSHKSMLRHYTFLLQAVTEGRGVGLGWGTQIGPALEAGQVVRVGPEIRTGRGYYLVCGERRGDSPETAVLQTVLAAG, encoded by the coding sequence ATGAAAACCCTGTGTGATCTTCAGCCCCTGATGAATGCCCTGGCCGCCTTTGAATGTGCGGGCCGTCACGGCAGCTTTACCAGGGCATCAAAGGAACTTGGCACCTCGCAACCGGCTGTCAGCCGCCATATCGCCAATCTGGAGGATCACCTGAACAGCGCATTATTCGAGCGCCATCATAACAGAATTGAATTAACGCCTGCGGGGCGGCGCCTCTATGATGCAGTCAATCTGGGGCTCAGCCATATCCAGGCGGTGTTTCAGGAAATCCGGCGGACCCGTCAGGATCGGGCGCTCAGCATCGGTTGCAGTTATGACCTGGCCCATCTTTATGTGATGCCGCGTTTTGCCGCCCTGCAGGATGCCTTCGAGGATCGCGAAATCCGCATTGTGACAACCAATTCCTATCGTGAACTGGACCGGGCGGATGTGGATTATTCAATCCGTTTCGGGACCGGGCACTGGCCGGGCATGGCGGCGGTGAAACTGTTCGATGAGGTGGTTTTCCCGATCTGCTCACCCGCCTTTCTGGATGGGCATCCGGCGTTGAAATCGGATGGGGGCTGGCATGCGTTGCCGGAAATGCCGCTGTTGCATCTGGACGAGGGCGGGCAGGGCTGGCTCACCTGGGAAGACTGGCTGACCCGTATGGGGCTGCCTTCTGGGCGGGGAAGAAGCAGCCATAAGTCCATGCTGCGCCATTACACCTTCCTGCTGCAGGCGGTGACCGAAGGGCGCGGTGTCGGCCTCGGCTGGGGCACGCAGATTGGCCCGGCGCTGGAAGCCGGGCAGGTGGTGCGGGTCGGCCCGGAAATCCGCACCGGCCGCGGTTACTATCTGGTCTGCGGGGAAAGGCGCGGCGACAGTCCGGAGACGGCTGTGCTGCAGACCGTTCTGGCGGCGGGCTAA
- a CDS encoding 3'-5' exonuclease, whose amino-acid sequence MLDQIFVFDIETIPDTDAVPLLTGVTDEDIPTRRKALEDYHLEVTAGRNAFPRQCFHRVVAISFLRASILRDGPYEAYQIEEIRSGGTEESDEQELIKGFFHYCGRHLPRLVSFNGRGFDMPVLKYRAMKYGISGEWLHKGANKWENYQQRYAKDWHCDLLEVLSDYGASARLKLNEVCAAWGLPGKTGTDGGDVMELFDAGKIKDIRDYCETDVLNTFLVYLRYALHAGITDVDGYNHSRLLLLGEIEERAAETPAYQNFLKAWQDASGGTMSAF is encoded by the coding sequence ATGCTCGACCAGATTTTTGTCTTCGATATTGAGACCATTCCCGACACCGATGCAGTCCCGCTTCTGACCGGTGTGACGGATGAGGATATCCCCACCCGCCGCAAGGCGCTGGAGGACTATCACCTGGAGGTGACCGCCGGTCGCAATGCCTTTCCGCGCCAGTGTTTCCACCGCGTCGTGGCGATCAGCTTCCTGCGCGCCAGCATCCTGCGCGACGGCCCCTATGAGGCCTATCAGATCGAGGAAATCCGCTCTGGCGGAACAGAGGAATCCGACGAGCAGGAGTTGATCAAAGGCTTTTTCCATTATTGCGGCCGCCACCTGCCGCGCCTGGTCAGTTTCAATGGCCGGGGCTTTGACATGCCGGTGCTGAAATATCGCGCGATGAAATACGGCATCTCCGGCGAGTGGCTGCACAAGGGCGCCAATAAATGGGAGAACTACCAGCAGCGTTATGCCAAGGACTGGCATTGCGACCTGCTGGAGGTCCTGTCGGACTATGGCGCATCGGCGCGACTGAAGCTGAACGAGGTTTGTGCGGCCTGGGGCCTGCCGGGCAAGACCGGCACCGACGGCGGCGACGTGATGGAATTGTTCGACGCGGGCAAGATCAAGGATATCCGTGACTATTGCGAAACGGATGTGCTGAACACCTTCCTGGTTTATCTGCGCTATGCGCTGCACGCGGGCATCACCGATGTGGACGGCTACAACCACAGCCGTCTTCTTCTGCTGGGCGAGATCGAGGAACGCGCGGCAGAGACCCCCGCCTATCAGAACTTCCTGAAGGCCTGGCAGGACGCCTCCGGTGGCACCATGTCGGCGTTTTAG
- a CDS encoding peptidylprolyl isomerase: protein MTLSAGGAAQAQDLENTLYMELKDGRVVIELRPDLAPNHVARIKELTREGFYDGVVFHRVIAGFMAQTGDPTGTGMGGSDKPDLKAEFTREPHKRGTLSMARTADPNSANSQFFICFQDAPHLDGQYTVWGQVVDGMEYVDMIKKGSPGSGAVDDPDKIISLKVASDVEG, encoded by the coding sequence ATGACCTTGTCCGCCGGCGGTGCGGCACAGGCGCAGGACCTGGAAAACACGCTTTATATGGAACTCAAGGATGGGCGTGTCGTTATCGAACTGCGTCCGGATCTGGCACCCAACCACGTGGCCCGGATCAAGGAACTGACGCGGGAAGGCTTTTACGACGGGGTCGTCTTCCACCGTGTGATCGCCGGTTTCATGGCGCAGACCGGTGACCCGACCGGCACCGGCATGGGCGGCTCCGACAAGCCGGACCTGAAGGCGGAATTCACCCGCGAACCGCATAAACGCGGCACGCTTTCCATGGCGCGCACCGCAGACCCGAACAGCGCCAACAGCCAGTTCTTCATCTGCTTCCAGGATGCCCCGCATCTGGACGGCCAGTATACCGTCTGGGGTCAGGTGGTCGACGGCATGGAATATGTCGACATGATCAAGAAAGGCTCTCCCGGCAGCGGCGCGGTTGATGATCCGGACAAGATCATCTCCCTGAAAGTTGCCTCGGACGTGGAAGGTTAA
- a CDS encoding GFA family protein, with translation MEHFTGGCLCGAVRLTATGQPYRVGLCHCLDCRKHHGALFHASAIFPEAAVTVEGETGDYAGRHFCPRCGSSVYSQTDDEIEVNLGSLDAPDQLAPSYELWTIRRESWLPPFPLKHHYDRDRDDTGRSED, from the coding sequence ATGGAACATTTCACGGGAGGGTGCCTTTGCGGGGCCGTCCGCCTCACGGCGACAGGACAGCCCTATCGCGTCGGGCTTTGCCACTGCCTTGATTGCCGCAAGCATCACGGGGCGCTGTTTCATGCCTCTGCGATCTTCCCGGAGGCGGCGGTAACTGTGGAGGGCGAAACCGGCGACTATGCCGGGCGGCATTTCTGCCCGCGCTGCGGCTCTTCCGTCTATTCGCAAACAGATGACGAGATCGAGGTCAATCTGGGCTCGCTCGACGCCCCCGACCAACTGGCCCCCAGCTACGAACTCTGGACCATCCGCCGCGAAAGCTGGCTGCCACCCTTCCCCCTAAAACACCACTACGACCGCGACCGCGACGACACAGGCCGGTCGGAGGACTAG
- a CDS encoding GFA family protein codes for MLKGRCDCGKVSFEVEDARKSVTVCHCSQCRRTSGHLWAATHAPFDKLHFTSEEGLEWYASSDYAKRGFCKFCGSSLFYRMNDEDGIGIAAGCLDSPTGMTVEKHIFVKDKGDYYDIGDGKPQIEKY; via the coding sequence ATGCTCAAAGGACGCTGTGACTGCGGCAAGGTCAGTTTCGAAGTGGAAGACGCCCGCAAATCGGTGACGGTCTGTCACTGCAGCCAATGCCGCCGGACAAGCGGCCATCTCTGGGCCGCCACCCATGCGCCCTTTGACAAGCTTCATTTCACCAGCGAAGAGGGGCTCGAATGGTATGCCTCCTCCGACTACGCCAAACGCGGCTTCTGCAAATTCTGCGGCTCCAGCCTCTTCTACCGCATGAATGACGAGGACGGCATCGGCATCGCCGCCGGATGCCTCGACAGCCCCACCGGCATGACGGTCGAAAAACACATCTTCGTCAAAGACAAGGGCGACTATTACGACATCGGGGATGGCAAGCCACAGATTGAGAAGTATTGA
- a CDS encoding DUF4168 domain-containing protein, protein MTDLRITFLRPPFLVLAALGVAIALIVAGPMAKAQTQPTAPSAPQTIPDDKLQAFAVASLDVQQIAKSYQEQVKATESTEKQEALKQQRMEEMISAVQAAGLQVAEYNAIQQAYSQDKQLRALVDNYIEQIQK, encoded by the coding sequence ATGACTGACTTACGTATAACTTTTCTGCGCCCGCCGTTTCTCGTTCTGGCCGCACTTGGCGTCGCGATTGCTCTGATCGTTGCGGGGCCGATGGCGAAGGCCCAGACACAACCAACGGCGCCGTCGGCGCCACAGACTATTCCTGACGATAAATTGCAGGCCTTTGCCGTGGCGAGCCTTGATGTTCAGCAGATTGCGAAATCATATCAGGAACAGGTGAAGGCCACGGAAAGCACCGAAAAGCAGGAGGCCCTGAAGCAACAGCGGATGGAAGAGATGATTTCGGCGGTCCAGGCCGCAGGTTTGCAGGTGGCGGAGTATAATGCCATCCAGCAGGCCTATTCCCAGGACAAGCAGCTTCGGGCGCTGGTCGACAACTATATTGAACAAATACAGAAATGA
- a CDS encoding VOC family protein — MSKHENAAPARCMHSLSPHLVCEGAAAAVDFYKKAFGAEEMMRIPAPDGRLMHACLWINGSTVIVMDAFPEMGAVSPQALGGSPVTLHLIVEDTDSAFDRAIDAGAVEVAAPDDMFWGDRYAVVKDPFGHSWSIATPQKNFSEEEIIERAKSVMMECG, encoded by the coding sequence ATGAGTAAACATGAAAACGCCGCCCCGGCCAGATGTATGCACAGCCTTTCGCCTCATCTGGTCTGCGAGGGTGCCGCCGCCGCCGTTGATTTCTACAAGAAAGCCTTCGGTGCAGAAGAAATGATGCGCATACCGGCACCCGACGGGAGACTGATGCACGCCTGCCTGTGGATCAACGGGTCCACCGTCATCGTGATGGACGCCTTTCCGGAAATGGGTGCCGTCTCTCCCCAGGCACTGGGCGGCTCCCCCGTCACGTTGCACCTGATCGTGGAAGACACGGACAGCGCCTTTGACCGCGCCATCGACGCCGGGGCCGTTGAGGTCGCGGCACCGGACGACATGTTCTGGGGCGACCGTTACGCTGTGGTCAAGGACCCCTTCGGCCATAGCTGGTCCATTGCCACCCCGCAAAAGAACTTTAGCGAAGAGGAAATCATCGAACGGGCCAAATCCGTCATGATGGAATGCGGGTAA
- a CDS encoding MarR family winged helix-turn-helix transcriptional regulator encodes MVGMTEEATLPYGVTIEVRDACLCLHLQRAARAMARYFDDLLRPFELTNGQFSLLMSLNRPEPPAISSVATLLAMDRTTLTANLKPLQRRGLLTVAPDKKDKRTRRLLLTDEGRDLLARAVPVWREAHAALEKSLPDRNADDLRADLLALSVDR; translated from the coding sequence ATGGTAGGTATGACAGAAGAAGCCACTCTTCCCTATGGGGTGACGATCGAGGTGCGGGACGCCTGCCTGTGCCTGCACCTACAGCGGGCGGCGCGGGCCATGGCGCGTTATTTCGACGACCTGTTGAGGCCGTTTGAACTGACCAACGGGCAGTTTTCCCTGCTGATGTCCTTGAACCGGCCGGAACCGCCAGCCATCAGCAGCGTGGCAACACTGCTTGCCATGGACCGGACAACCCTGACCGCCAACCTGAAGCCGTTACAACGGCGCGGTCTGTTGACGGTTGCGCCGGATAAAAAGGATAAACGCACACGGCGATTGCTCCTGACTGACGAAGGGCGGGACCTGCTGGCGCGTGCGGTGCCGGTCTGGCGTGAGGCCCATGCGGCCCTGGAAAAATCATTACCCGACAGGAATGCCGATGACCTGCGCGCAGACCTGCTTGCGTTGTCTGTGGACAGGTAG